The proteins below are encoded in one region of Ferruginibacter lapsinanis:
- a CDS encoding ABC transporter ATP-binding protein: protein MKNFLRVFKYIHIPKEKLALYICLTLLATVFSLLSIGMLSPFLNLIFNTDVKNSTIQSNAIGDLKNYFQQMIVAHDKIYTLAIMCVVIVIATFLKNLFLYLSFYVSTPVRNNIISGFRIRLYNRIVSLPLGFFSEQRKGDLMSRMVSDIGEIYNSIIGSLEGLIKDSFTIIGFLCYMIYLSPQLSLFLLLLLPVTVFVIGRISKRLKKESTSLAETTGSNLSHVEETLGGMKVIKAFTAEEQMMEKFKHGNNKLIDILNSMTRRRDLASPLTEVLSVTVLCIILFVGGKLVFSPSSQLASGDLITFILSFAMLINPAKNLAGTIAGIQRGMGALDRVEEILNAPVTIVEKPDAINLETFEHSIEFKNVSFSYGDKTVLHNIDLIIPKGKTIALVGSSGSGKSTLVDLIPRFHNVSSGEILVDGKNINEYTLESLRKQMSFVTQEPILFNDTIANNIALGKLEAPEETITHAAKVANAYNFIVQKEKGFETNIGDRGTKLSGGERQRLTIARAVLQNSPILILDEATSSLDTESERLVQEAINNLMRDRTSVVIAHRLSTISNADEIIVLQNGRIIERGNHQTLIDQNGFYSKLVEMQEIK from the coding sequence ATGAAGAATTTTTTAAGAGTATTTAAGTACATACATATCCCAAAGGAAAAACTGGCGCTTTACATTTGTTTAACCTTGTTGGCAACAGTATTCTCGTTGTTGTCTATTGGCATGTTATCTCCGTTTTTAAATTTAATTTTTAATACAGATGTAAAAAATTCAACCATTCAATCAAATGCTATTGGCGACTTAAAAAACTATTTTCAGCAAATGATCGTGGCGCATGACAAGATTTATACGTTGGCTATCATGTGCGTAGTTATTGTAATAGCAACATTTCTTAAGAATTTATTTCTTTATCTGTCATTTTATGTGTCTACCCCTGTAAGAAACAATATCATATCAGGATTTAGAATACGCCTTTACAACAGAATAGTAAGTTTGCCTTTAGGATTTTTTTCCGAACAACGTAAGGGAGACCTGATGAGCCGTATGGTTTCCGATATTGGTGAAATATATAATTCTATCATTGGCTCATTAGAAGGGTTAATAAAAGACTCGTTCACTATCATTGGTTTTTTATGTTACATGATCTATCTAAGTCCTCAATTATCCCTCTTCTTACTTTTATTGCTCCCTGTAACTGTTTTTGTAATCGGTCGTATCAGTAAACGCTTAAAAAAAGAATCAACCAGTCTTGCTGAAACAACAGGAAGCAACCTGAGTCATGTAGAAGAGACTTTGGGTGGCATGAAAGTAATTAAAGCCTTTACTGCTGAAGAACAAATGATGGAGAAATTTAAGCATGGCAATAACAAACTGATTGACATTCTTAATAGCATGACAAGAAGAAGGGATCTGGCAAGTCCGCTTACCGAAGTATTAAGCGTAACCGTACTTTGCATTATTCTTTTTGTAGGAGGTAAATTGGTTTTTTCTCCCAGTAGCCAGTTGGCCAGTGGAGATCTGATCACATTCATTTTAAGTTTTGCCATGTTGATCAATCCTGCAAAAAATCTTGCCGGTACTATTGCCGGTATTCAAAGAGGAATGGGAGCCCTTGATCGTGTGGAAGAGATTTTAAATGCTCCTGTTACTATCGTAGAAAAACCTGATGCTATCAATTTAGAAACATTTGAACATAGTATAGAATTTAAAAATGTTAGTTTTTCTTACGGCGACAAAACTGTGCTTCATAATATTGATCTTATAATCCCCAAAGGAAAAACGATTGCATTGGTTGGATCTTCGGGGTCGGGAAAAAGTACATTGGTAGATCTCATCCCCCGTTTTCACAATGTAAGTTCAGGAGAAATTTTAGTGGATGGAAAAAATATCAATGAATACACATTAGAATCACTGCGTAAACAAATGAGTTTTGTTACTCAAGAGCCTATTTTATTTAATGATACTATTGCAAACAATATCGCTTTAGGAAAACTGGAAGCTCCGGAAGAAACGATCACACACGCTGCAAAAGTTGCTAATGCATATAATTTTATTGTTCAAAAAGAAAAAGGGTTTGAAACTAATATCGGCGACAGGGGCACAAAACTCAGTGGAGGCGAAAGACAAAGACTTACCATTGCCAGAGCTGTATTGCAAAATTCACCTATATTGATTTTGGATGAAGCCACATCTTCATTAGATACAGAAAGTGAAAGATTGGTACAGGAGGCGATCAATAATTTAATGAGAGACAGAACTTCTGTTGTAATAGCACATAGATTGAGTACGATCAGCAATGCCGATGAGATTATTGTATTACAAAACGGACGAATCATTGAAAGGGGCAATCATCAAACATTGATTGATCAGAATGGATTTTATAGTAAACTGGTTGAAATGCAGGAGATAAAATAA
- a CDS encoding glycosyltransferase family 2 protein, translating into MVKLSVVIITKNEAHIIANTLQSLAGITDDIVIVDNGSTDNTINICKQFNAHVITTDWKGYGETKNIGIDAARYDWILGIDADEVIDKELKNAILQIDFSEEKNLYEVKFKNFFCNKWIKFGEWSGDKHIRLFNRKYVRWNNAAVHESLIFPVEAKKHTLKGNILHYTTNSFDEHIEKTIRYAKQNAEKYFNQGKKAGIIKLYLSPFFTFVKHYIFELGFLDGWYGFLIAKNTAWYTYLKYKFLKEMTIKQKNQ; encoded by the coding sequence ATGGTAAAATTATCGGTTGTAATTATTACAAAAAACGAGGCTCACATTATTGCAAATACCCTGCAAAGTCTTGCAGGTATTACTGACGATATTGTGATAGTAGATAATGGGAGTACTGATAACACAATCAATATCTGCAAACAATTTAATGCTCATGTAATTACTACTGATTGGAAAGGCTATGGGGAAACTAAAAATATTGGTATAGACGCAGCCAGGTATGATTGGATATTAGGTATAGATGCCGATGAAGTAATTGATAAAGAACTAAAAAATGCCATTCTGCAGATAGACTTTTCTGAAGAGAAGAATCTGTATGAAGTGAAGTTCAAGAATTTCTTTTGTAATAAATGGATAAAATTCGGAGAATGGTCAGGCGATAAACATATAAGACTTTTTAATAGAAAATATGTACGATGGAATAATGCAGCTGTGCATGAAAGCCTGATCTTTCCGGTTGAAGCAAAGAAACATACTCTCAAAGGAAACATCCTGCACTACACAACAAATAGTTTCGATGAGCACATTGAAAAAACGATCCGGTATGCGAAGCAGAATGCTGAAAAATATTTTAACCAAGGTAAAAAAGCCGGGATAATAAAACTATACTTATCGCCATTTTTTACATTTGTAAAGCACTATATTTTCGAATTGGGTTTTTTAGATGGTTGGTATGGATTTTTGATCGCAAAAAATACAGCATGGTACACGTATTTAAAATACAAGTTTTTAAAAGAAATGACTATCAAACAAAAAAATCAATAA
- a CDS encoding LON peptidase substrate-binding domain-containing protein: MTNFIPIFPLAIVVYPGEELNLHIFEPRYKQLIQYCIDNKKPFGIPAVINNQVKDLGTLVELVEVSKVYDNGEMDIKTKGSKVFRVLETVKEIPDKLYSGAIVSYPDNSFTGNRRLMQKVIEGIRHLHELLKVTKTFKKPDTEIESYDVAHHMGLSLEQEYELLGLMEEIHRQEYLKRHLKKVLPVMAEMETLKERVKLNGHFKNLGGLEL; encoded by the coding sequence TTGACAAACTTCATTCCCATATTTCCATTAGCAATTGTTGTTTATCCAGGCGAAGAACTGAACCTGCATATATTTGAACCAAGGTATAAGCAATTAATTCAATATTGTATCGACAACAAAAAACCATTTGGGATCCCTGCTGTAATTAATAACCAGGTAAAAGATTTGGGCACTTTGGTTGAGTTGGTTGAAGTTTCAAAGGTGTATGATAATGGAGAAATGGATATAAAAACCAAAGGCAGCAAGGTTTTCAGAGTTTTAGAAACAGTAAAGGAGATACCAGATAAATTATACAGCGGAGCAATAGTTAGTTACCCGGACAATAGTTTTACCGGCAACAGAAGACTGATGCAGAAAGTGATAGAAGGAATAAGGCATTTACATGAATTATTGAAGGTTACAAAAACCTTTAAAAAACCTGATACAGAGATCGAGAGTTATGATGTAGCTCATCACATGGGTTTGTCTTTAGAGCAAGAGTATGAGTTACTTGGTTTGATGGAAGAGATTCACCGTCAGGAATATTTAAAACGTCATCTTAAAAAAGTATTGCCTGTAATGGCAGAAATGGAGACGCTGAAAGAAAGAGTAAAGCTAAACGGGCATTTTAAAAATTTAGGAGGATTAGAACTTTAG
- a CDS encoding type III pantothenate kinase yields MNYTTLCFDFGNSRLKCGVFTNDSFKEEVVLPNDDTATIAKLIETYKPQKAILSSVINHNPEIESLLSAKTSFHKVSHLTKINFTTPVGKPETIGADRLALVAAAAHFYPGKNNLVIGLGSCITYNFINQYNQFLGGAISPGTQMRFKSMHDHTAKLPLIEKDWNFPVIAYDTKTNLQSGVLAGISFEIDGFIDFYASRYGNFNVVLTGGDAVYFAQRLKNKIFADFNFIYKGLYALSETNND; encoded by the coding sequence ATGAACTATACAACACTTTGCTTTGATTTTGGAAACTCTCGTTTAAAATGTGGAGTTTTTACAAATGACTCTTTCAAGGAAGAAGTTGTTTTGCCCAATGATGATACAGCAACGATTGCGAAACTGATCGAAACCTATAAGCCTCAAAAAGCGATCTTATCATCAGTCATTAATCATAATCCGGAGATTGAAAGTTTGTTATCGGCCAAAACTTCATTTCATAAGGTATCACATCTTACCAAAATAAATTTTACCACCCCCGTTGGCAAACCGGAAACAATTGGGGCAGACAGGTTGGCTTTGGTGGCGGCAGCAGCACATTTTTATCCCGGTAAGAATAATTTAGTGATTGGATTGGGTAGTTGCATCACGTATAACTTCATTAATCAGTATAATCAGTTTCTGGGAGGGGCCATTTCCCCGGGCACACAAATGCGTTTTAAGTCGATGCATGATCATACTGCAAAACTGCCTTTAATTGAAAAAGACTGGAATTTCCCCGTAATTGCCTACGATACCAAAACTAATTTGCAAAGTGGTGTATTGGCAGGAATTAGCTTTGAAATAGACGGTTTCATTGACTTTTACGCATCCAGGTATGGCAACTTTAACGTGGTTTTAACCGGCGGAGATGCAGTGTATTTTGCCCAACGGCTTAAAAACAAGATATTTGCAGACTTTAATTTTATATACAAAGGACTGTATGCACTCAGCGAAACTAACAATGACTAA
- the lptC gene encoding LPS export ABC transporter periplasmic protein LptC codes for MTSPSSLYKILFITALATSCIFFYSCNNDKLKKKNIGDQKTGVEVAKDVRINYSIAGNRKAVLVGPLMYRVQDTVSYIEFPKTIHVDFFNAADVIESKLDARYAKYKDNQNIVFLKDSVRIVNVKGDTLYCDELYWDRTRTNTEFYTEKPVRIRTRTHLINGIGMDASQDFTEWHIVQSTGFVKVPSSQFPN; via the coding sequence ATGACAAGCCCATCGTCATTATATAAAATATTATTTATTACAGCTTTGGCAACAAGCTGTATTTTTTTTTATTCCTGTAATAATGATAAACTGAAAAAGAAAAATATCGGTGATCAAAAAACCGGGGTAGAAGTAGCAAAAGACGTAAGGATCAATTATTCTATTGCAGGCAATAGAAAAGCTGTATTGGTTGGTCCATTGATGTACCGGGTGCAGGACACGGTATCATATATAGAGTTCCCTAAAACGATTCATGTAGATTTTTTTAATGCAGCCGATGTAATCGAAAGTAAATTGGATGCCAGGTATGCAAAGTATAAAGACAATCAGAATATTGTTTTTTTAAAAGATAGTGTGAGGATTGTTAATGTAAAAGGCGATACGCTGTATTGCGATGAATTATACTGGGACAGAACCAGAACCAATACAGAATTTTATACAGAAAAACCTGTAAGGATCAGAACCAGGACCCATCTTATAAACGGAATTGGTATGGATGCCAGTCAGGATTTTACAGAGTGGCACATCGTTCAATCCACCGGATTTGTAAAAGTCCCTTCTTCTCAATTTCCTAATTAA